A stretch of the Agromyces larvae genome encodes the following:
- a CDS encoding AAA family ATPase yields the protein MTIAPVQTTWFAETFALLADNVEQAILGKRHVIELVLATAISKGHVLLEDYPGTGKTALARSIAQTVHGTNARIQFTPDLLPGDVTGITVFDQKRGEFEFHAGPVFANIVLADEINRASPKTQSALLEVMEEGNVTIDGVTRPVGDPFLVIATQNPIEQGGTYRLPEAQLDRFMIKTSVGYPDEAATLRILQGVAEPRGDLDAVATTDTLVAMSDLSRGVYVNPLISDYIMRIVDATRRASEVRLGVSVRGAIALSKLVMTWAAARGRSFVTPDDVRELAVPALAHRLVLEPEAEFDGVTAVAVVGQILLDVAPPRENGTL from the coding sequence ATGACGATCGCCCCAGTCCAGACGACCTGGTTCGCCGAGACGTTCGCCCTGCTGGCCGACAACGTCGAGCAGGCGATCCTCGGCAAGCGGCACGTCATCGAGCTCGTGCTCGCCACCGCGATCAGCAAGGGCCACGTGCTGCTCGAGGACTACCCGGGCACCGGCAAGACGGCGCTCGCCCGGTCGATCGCGCAGACCGTGCACGGCACGAACGCGCGCATCCAGTTCACGCCCGACCTGCTGCCCGGCGACGTCACCGGCATCACCGTGTTCGACCAGAAGCGCGGCGAGTTCGAGTTCCACGCCGGGCCGGTGTTCGCGAACATCGTGCTCGCCGACGAGATCAACCGCGCCAGCCCGAAGACCCAGTCGGCGCTGCTCGAGGTGATGGAGGAGGGCAACGTCACCATCGACGGCGTGACCCGCCCCGTCGGCGACCCGTTCCTCGTGATCGCGACGCAGAACCCGATCGAGCAGGGCGGCACCTACCGCCTGCCCGAGGCGCAGCTCGACCGGTTCATGATCAAGACCTCGGTGGGCTACCCCGACGAAGCCGCGACGCTGCGGATCCTGCAGGGCGTGGCCGAGCCGCGCGGCGACCTCGACGCGGTCGCCACCACCGACACGCTCGTCGCGATGAGCGACCTCTCGCGCGGCGTGTACGTGAACCCGCTCATCTCCGACTACATCATGCGGATCGTCGACGCGACCCGCCGCGCGAGCGAGGTGCGCCTCGGCGTCAGCGTGCGCGGCGCGATCGCGCTGTCGAAGCTCGTCATGACCTGGGCCGCCGCACGCGGCCGCAGCTTCGTCACCCCCGACGACGTGCGCGAACTCGCGGTGCCCGCCCTCGCCCACCGCCTCGTGCTCGAGCCCGAGGCCGAGTTCGACGG